Proteins co-encoded in one Abyssibacter profundi genomic window:
- the rsmI gene encoding 16S rRNA (cytidine(1402)-2'-O)-methyltransferase produces MSDDFAVVPGRLYVVATPIGHLGDLSPRAAAVLRGVDLICAEDKRTSQRLLAHIGSKVPMRALHDHNEREQAEALIDQMLAGQALALISDAGTPLVSDPGFRLVRAARERGVEVVPVPGPSAVLAALAAAGLPTDRFVFEGFLPAKSGARRAALNALAAEPRTLVFFEAPHRIVAAVADFADLFGPDRPAWLARELTKRFEQFVGATLGDVLAWSQTAGDQLRGEMVLVVGGCPDAQRPVEVDVQQLLQQLLPLMPTKQAARVAAELTGQPRNALYQQALTLKSSE; encoded by the coding sequence GTGAGCGATGATTTCGCCGTTGTACCGGGTCGCCTGTATGTCGTGGCCACACCAATCGGTCATCTGGGTGATCTTTCGCCGCGAGCGGCTGCGGTGTTGCGCGGGGTCGATTTGATCTGCGCCGAAGATAAACGGACCAGTCAGCGCCTATTGGCACATATCGGTTCCAAAGTGCCGATGCGCGCCCTGCATGATCACAATGAGCGGGAGCAAGCTGAGGCACTGATCGATCAGATGCTGGCGGGCCAGGCGCTGGCGCTGATCTCTGACGCCGGCACACCGCTGGTCAGCGACCCAGGCTTTCGTCTGGTCCGCGCCGCGCGCGAGCGTGGTGTGGAGGTTGTACCGGTTCCCGGCCCCAGTGCTGTGTTGGCCGCCCTGGCCGCTGCCGGCCTGCCGACGGATCGCTTCGTCTTCGAGGGCTTTCTTCCCGCCAAGTCCGGCGCGCGCCGGGCGGCTCTCAATGCGCTGGCTGCGGAGCCTCGAACGCTTGTGTTCTTCGAAGCTCCACATCGAATTGTCGCCGCGGTCGCGGATTTCGCCGACTTGTTCGGCCCGGATCGACCTGCCTGGCTGGCGCGCGAACTGACCAAGCGATTCGAACAGTTCGTCGGCGCCACGCTGGGTGATGTGTTGGCGTGGTCGCAAACAGCTGGCGACCAGCTGCGCGGAGAGATGGTGCTTGTGGTCGGCGGATGCCCGGACGCGCAGCGCCCTGTGGAGGTAGATGTCCAGCAGTTGCTACAGCAGCTACTGCCATTGATGCCCACCAAACAGGCCGCACGCGTGGCCGCCGAGCTCACCGGCCAGCCTCGCAACGCGCTGTACCAACAGGCGCTGACGCTGAAGTCTTCCGAGTAA
- a CDS encoding YraN family protein encodes MITALTRGKRAEQQAERWLRRQGLRSVARNVRCRLGELDLIMMDGEILAIIEVKQRASAAFGGAAASVTRHKQRRIVAATRWWLSSHPDQSERVIRFDVLALDGPAPQPQIHWIKGAFDAE; translated from the coding sequence TTGATCACGGCACTGACCCGCGGCAAGCGAGCGGAGCAGCAGGCGGAACGGTGGCTTCGGCGACAAGGCCTGCGATCGGTGGCACGTAACGTCCGTTGCCGGCTCGGTGAACTGGACCTGATCATGATGGATGGCGAAATCCTCGCCATTATCGAAGTCAAACAGCGTGCATCCGCCGCGTTCGGGGGCGCCGCAGCCAGCGTCACGCGACACAAGCAACGCCGCATTGTCGCCGCCACGCGCTGGTGGCTTAGCAGCCATCCGGATCAGAGCGAACGTGTGATCCGTTTCGACGTGCTGGCCTTGGACGGACCAGCCCCACAACCCCAAATACATTGGATTAAAGGTGCATTCGATGCCGAATGA
- a CDS encoding glutathione S-transferase C-terminal domain-containing protein, translated as MSDSAVLANRRAYLTIFSRPSGLLSHLVRVVVREKNLANVNIEFLRPGDENEDLVHLKVDTASELPVLIDRQLVLTDVRTILEYIDERFPHPPLMPIDPAERAAARQAIEEIRGEFYKMADIIENGSAAKVRAARKSLISGLTGLATSMGRRKYFLGSEISLVDCAMAPVLWRLGALGVKMPGSAENLNEYAQRLFARPAFKASLTEIEEGLRV; from the coding sequence ATGAGTGATAGTGCCGTCCTTGCCAATCGTCGCGCCTACCTGACGATTTTTTCCCGCCCTTCCGGTTTGCTGTCGCATCTGGTCCGGGTCGTGGTTCGCGAGAAGAATCTCGCCAACGTCAACATCGAGTTCCTCCGTCCTGGTGACGAGAACGAGGATCTTGTGCACCTCAAGGTCGATACAGCCAGCGAGCTGCCTGTGCTGATCGACCGTCAGCTAGTGCTGACCGACGTGCGGACCATTCTCGAGTACATCGACGAGCGCTTTCCTCATCCGCCACTCATGCCGATCGATCCGGCCGAACGTGCGGCTGCACGCCAGGCAATCGAGGAGATTCGGGGCGAGTTCTACAAGATGGCGGATATCATCGAGAACGGCTCTGCGGCCAAGGTCCGTGCAGCTCGTAAGAGCCTGATTTCCGGCCTGACCGGGCTGGCGACGAGCATGGGGCGTCGTAAGTATTTTCTTGGCAGCGAAATCAGCTTGGTGGACTGTGCCATGGCGCCGGTGCTGTGGAGGCTCGGTGCGCTGGGCGTGAAAATGCCGGGTTCGGCCGAAAACCTGAACGAGTATGCACAGCGACTGTTTGCTCGGCCCGCGTTTAAGGCCAGTCTCACGGAAATCGAAGAGGGCCTGCGGGTCTAG
- the petA gene encoding ubiquinol-cytochrome c reductase iron-sulfur subunit, with translation MKDEGVDAGKRRFLTLATSVVGGAGAAAAAVPFLASFKPSARAEALGAPVKADVSKVEDGARVTYTWRGSPVWLVKRTPPMLETLPALSGKLADPDSEQPQQPAYVDPETRSIKPELLVMVGVCTHLGCSPLYRPDPAAADVPGEWMGGFFCPCHGSKFDLAGRVYKGVPAPLNMPVPPHRYESDTVIVIGEDTEVA, from the coding sequence GTGAAAGACGAGGGCGTGGACGCAGGCAAGCGTCGATTCCTCACGCTTGCAACCTCGGTGGTCGGCGGTGCAGGTGCCGCGGCGGCCGCCGTTCCATTCCTCGCGAGCTTCAAGCCGAGCGCGCGCGCCGAGGCGCTGGGTGCGCCGGTCAAGGCCGACGTCAGCAAGGTCGAAGACGGTGCACGTGTGACCTACACGTGGCGCGGCAGTCCCGTGTGGCTGGTCAAGCGCACGCCGCCGATGCTGGAGACGCTGCCGGCGCTTAGCGGCAAGCTGGCCGACCCGGATTCCGAGCAGCCGCAGCAGCCGGCCTATGTGGACCCGGAAACGAGGTCGATCAAGCCGGAATTGCTGGTGATGGTCGGCGTTTGCACCCACTTGGGCTGCTCGCCGCTTTATCGCCCGGACCCCGCCGCGGCCGACGTGCCCGGTGAGTGGATGGGCGGCTTCTTCTGTCCTTGCCATGGCTCCAAGTTCGATCTGGCCGGTCGTGTGTACAAGGGCGTACCGGCACCGCTGAACATGCCGGTGCCGCCGCATCGCTATGAATCCGACACGGTCATCGTGATCGGCGAAGACACGGAGGTCGCATAA
- a CDS encoding cytochrome b, producing MGIQANPHKTTGFLGWIDDRFPLTKMWKDHVSEYYAPKNFNFWYFFGSLAMLVLVNQLLTGIFLAMHYKPDADLAFASVEYIMRDVPWGDIIRYMHSTGASAFFIVVYLHMFRAMLYGSYRKPRELIWIFGCLIYLCLMAEAFMGYVLPWGQMSYWGAQVILSLFGAIPVIGADLVIWIQGDYVPSDATLNRLFSLHVVALPFVLVGLVVAHLMALHEVGSNNPDGVEIKKVKDENGVPKDGIPFHPYYTVKDIMGAVFFMILFSVVLFFMPEGGGYFIEAPNFDEANPSVTPDHIAPVWYFAHFYAMLRAVPSKLGGVIVMFGAVLILFFLPWLDRSDAKSIRYKGPLYKLTLTIFTVAVLMLFWLGTEAPTTVKTTLARIGTVIYFAFFLGLPLISKIDSTKPVPDRVTDAH from the coding sequence ATGGGTATCCAGGCGAACCCCCATAAGACGACGGGCTTTCTGGGCTGGATCGACGATCGCTTCCCGCTCACGAAGATGTGGAAGGATCACGTCTCCGAGTATTACGCCCCGAAGAATTTCAACTTCTGGTATTTCTTTGGCTCGCTGGCAATGCTGGTGCTGGTCAACCAGTTGCTGACCGGCATCTTCCTGGCGATGCACTACAAGCCGGATGCCGACCTAGCGTTCGCGAGCGTCGAGTACATCATGCGTGATGTGCCCTGGGGCGACATTATCCGGTACATGCATTCCACGGGTGCGTCGGCGTTTTTCATCGTCGTCTACCTGCATATGTTTCGGGCGATGCTCTACGGTTCGTACCGCAAGCCGCGTGAGCTCATCTGGATCTTCGGCTGCCTGATCTACCTGTGCCTGATGGCAGAGGCCTTCATGGGCTACGTGCTGCCCTGGGGTCAGATGTCCTATTGGGGTGCGCAGGTGATTTTGTCGCTCTTCGGTGCGATCCCGGTGATCGGCGCCGATTTGGTGATCTGGATTCAGGGTGACTACGTCCCCTCGGATGCCACGCTCAATCGCCTGTTCTCGCTGCATGTGGTGGCGCTGCCCTTCGTGCTGGTCGGGTTGGTTGTTGCCCACCTGATGGCCTTGCATGAAGTCGGTTCCAACAATCCCGATGGCGTCGAGATCAAGAAGGTCAAGGACGAGAATGGCGTCCCGAAGGACGGTATCCCGTTCCACCCGTACTACACGGTGAAGGACATCATGGGGGCCGTGTTCTTCATGATCCTGTTCTCTGTGGTTCTGTTCTTCATGCCTGAAGGCGGTGGCTACTTCATCGAGGCACCGAACTTTGACGAGGCCAACCCTTCGGTGACGCCTGATCACATCGCGCCGGTGTGGTACTTCGCGCATTTCTACGCCATGTTGCGAGCGGTACCGTCGAAGCTGGGTGGGGTGATCGTGATGTTCGGCGCGGTGCTCATCCTGTTCTTCCTGCCCTGGCTGGATCGGAGCGACGCCAAGTCGATTCGCTACAAGGGTCCGCTGTACAAGCTGACGCTCACCATCTTCACGGTGGCTGTGCTGATGCTGTTCTGGCTGGGCACCGAAGCGCCGACCACGGTGAAGACCACGCTGGCCCGGATCGGGACGGTGATCTACTTCGCCTTCTTCCTCGGTCTTCCGCTGATTTCGAAGATCGATTCCACCAAGCCTGTTCCGGATCGTGTGACCGATGCGCATTGA
- the hisG gene encoding ATP phosphoribosyltransferase: protein MLSIAVSKGRILKDTLPLLAAAGIEPIEDPHTSRKLIFETRAGTAKLIVIRASDVPTFVEHGAADVGIAGKDILMEHGGDAVYEPLDLGIARCRLMVAGRPGCLDVGQRRLRVATKYVETTRRFFAAQGRQVELIKLYGSMELAPLVGLADAIVDLVDTGNTLRANGLEPMDPVAEISSRLIVNKTAMKMKHAEVQQLIDVLARATDGA from the coding sequence ATGCTATCGATTGCTGTCTCCAAAGGCCGGATTCTCAAGGACACGTTGCCGCTGTTGGCGGCCGCCGGTATCGAGCCCATCGAGGATCCGCATACCAGCCGCAAGCTGATATTCGAGACGCGGGCAGGCACCGCAAAGCTCATCGTCATCCGCGCGTCCGATGTGCCGACCTTCGTCGAACACGGGGCGGCAGATGTCGGCATCGCGGGCAAAGATATCCTGATGGAGCATGGCGGCGACGCCGTTTACGAACCCCTGGACCTGGGCATTGCCCGGTGTCGCCTCATGGTCGCCGGGCGACCGGGCTGCCTCGATGTGGGGCAGCGCCGCCTGCGCGTGGCCACGAAATATGTTGAGACCACCCGTCGATTCTTTGCGGCGCAGGGCCGGCAGGTGGAACTGATCAAGCTCTACGGGTCCATGGAGCTGGCGCCGCTGGTGGGTCTAGCCGACGCGATCGTCGATTTGGTCGACACCGGCAACACCCTGCGGGCGAATGGCCTGGAGCCCATGGATCCGGTGGCCGAGATCAGCTCCCGGCTCATCGTCAACAAAACGGCGATGAAGATGAAGCATGCTGAGGTGCAGCAGCTCATCGACGTATTGGCGAGGGCGACCGATGGCGCTTGA
- the hisD gene encoding histidinol dehydrogenase gives MALEIQQFTSSDPDFWSRVDALATSDAAERPEVREAAESICRDVRTRGDAAVLEYTRRFDRREDVADIDALRLSPDAMRAAYESLDSAARSTLTQTHDRLVRFAEQQVATSWRITDELGCELGEQVTPLDRAGLYVPGGKASYPSSLLMNAVPARVAGVGELIMVAPTPDGAINPWVLAAAHLIGVDHAFCIGGAQAVAAMAYGTETIPAVDKIVGPGNAYVTAAKRYVFGTVGIDKLAGPSEILVICDGQTEVDWTVLDLFSQAEHDEDAQAVLVCPDADYLAAVRDRADQLASAQPREAIIRQSLAARGALVQVDDLSQAAAVANRLAPEHLELSVADPDALLSQIRHAGAVFMGRHTPEAFGDYCAGPNHVLPTGRGARFSSPLGVHDFQKRTSLIKAGPEAAAALAPLAGHFADVEGLTAHAQSARLRGGA, from the coding sequence ATGGCGCTTGAGATTCAGCAGTTCACGTCCAGTGACCCGGATTTCTGGTCCCGGGTGGACGCGCTGGCAACCAGCGATGCGGCGGAGCGTCCCGAGGTGCGCGAGGCGGCGGAGTCGATTTGCCGCGATGTGCGGACGCGCGGCGATGCCGCGGTGCTGGAGTACACGCGGCGATTTGACCGGCGCGAGGATGTGGCCGACATCGACGCGCTGCGGTTAAGCCCTGATGCCATGCGTGCGGCCTATGAGTCGCTGGATTCGGCTGCACGCAGCACCTTGACCCAAACGCATGATCGGCTGGTGCGATTCGCCGAGCAGCAGGTCGCGACCAGCTGGCGCATCACGGACGAGCTGGGCTGCGAGTTGGGTGAGCAGGTGACGCCGCTGGACCGTGCGGGACTGTACGTGCCCGGGGGCAAGGCCAGCTATCCCTCGTCGCTGCTGATGAACGCGGTGCCGGCGCGCGTTGCCGGCGTTGGTGAGTTGATCATGGTTGCGCCGACGCCGGATGGCGCCATCAACCCCTGGGTGTTGGCCGCTGCGCATCTGATTGGTGTGGATCACGCATTCTGCATCGGTGGCGCCCAGGCCGTCGCAGCGATGGCCTACGGGACCGAAACGATTCCCGCCGTGGACAAGATCGTGGGGCCGGGCAATGCCTACGTCACGGCCGCCAAGCGCTATGTGTTCGGGACGGTTGGCATCGATAAGCTGGCCGGTCCGTCGGAGATTCTGGTGATCTGCGATGGGCAGACCGAGGTCGACTGGACCGTGTTGGATCTGTTCTCACAGGCCGAGCACGATGAAGATGCACAGGCCGTGCTGGTCTGCCCGGATGCCGATTATCTCGCTGCCGTGCGAGATCGTGCCGATCAGCTGGCCAGCGCCCAGCCACGCGAGGCGATCATCCGCCAGTCACTGGCTGCCCGAGGGGCCTTGGTCCAGGTCGACGACCTAAGCCAGGCGGCTGCCGTGGCCAACCGGCTGGCGCCGGAACATTTGGAACTCTCGGTCGCCGATCCCGACGCGCTGCTGTCGCAGATCCGGCATGCCGGCGCGGTTTTTATGGGGCGTCATACACCGGAAGCTTTCGGTGATTACTGCGCAGGCCCCAATCATGTTCTGCCGACCGGGCGTGGCGCGCGTTTTTCGTCGCCGCTGGGCGTGCATGATTTCCAAAAGCGAACCAGTCTGATCAAGGCGGGGCCAGAAGCGGCGGCGGCATTGGCGCCGTTGGCGGGGCATTTCGCCGACGTGGAGGGCTTGACAGCCCATGCGCAATCCGCGCGCCTGCGAGGTGGTGCGTAG
- the mraZ gene encoding division/cell wall cluster transcriptional repressor MraZ, which translates to MISFSGTDLLTMDTKGRVAVPARYRQPLSELCGARLKITVPAKPTDRLLVLYPLPEWENVQAQLKALPSTGPYEFLKRRIVGHAKDIELDKQGRMLVPPELRDAAQLEQRIAIVGQINKLEIWSEPLYREAMAPEQVSSEDLEAALAEVSL; encoded by the coding sequence ATGATCAGCTTCAGCGGGACCGACCTGCTGACAATGGACACCAAGGGGCGCGTCGCCGTACCGGCACGCTATCGCCAGCCCCTGTCCGAGCTGTGTGGTGCCCGCTTGAAAATCACCGTGCCTGCCAAACCGACCGATCGCCTGCTGGTGCTGTACCCGCTCCCCGAGTGGGAAAACGTCCAGGCCCAGCTCAAGGCCTTGCCGTCCACCGGGCCTTACGAATTCCTCAAGCGGCGCATCGTGGGTCATGCCAAGGACATCGAACTCGATAAGCAGGGCCGCATGCTGGTTCCGCCGGAACTGCGCGACGCCGCGCAACTCGAGCAGCGCATCGCGATTGTGGGCCAGATCAACAAGCTGGAAATCTGGTCAGAGCCGCTATACCGCGAGGCCATGGCGCCGGAGCAGGTGTCCTCAGAAGATCTGGAAGCTGCATTGGCAGAGGTCAGTCTGTGA
- a CDS encoding cytochrome c1 — MKRTLSRTLACLALGLSAPLYAAGGGALPYHYDPELRNDASLQRGAKLFMNYCAGCHGLELLRYNRMAEDLRIPEDLLTDNLIFTSAKPGEHMKTAMQSSDAEQWFGVAPPDLTLTARSKGPSWIYSYLLTFYVDDSRPMGVNNLVLPGASMPHVLAPLQGYQALDEHHAEDDHGESAGGHGASHEPAFIEVEPGSMNTREYRAAVGDITNFLSYAAEPGKRDRQALGFKVIGYLIVLFILTWLLKREYWKDVH, encoded by the coding sequence ATGAAGCGAACCCTGTCACGGACCCTGGCCTGCCTGGCGCTGGGCCTGTCCGCACCGCTGTACGCAGCTGGTGGCGGTGCATTGCCGTACCACTACGATCCGGAGCTGCGCAATGACGCATCTCTGCAACGCGGCGCGAAGTTGTTCATGAACTACTGCGCTGGCTGCCATGGTCTCGAGCTGCTGCGCTACAACCGCATGGCCGAGGATCTGCGCATCCCCGAGGATTTGCTGACCGACAACCTCATCTTCACCAGTGCCAAGCCGGGTGAACACATGAAGACGGCCATGCAATCATCCGATGCCGAGCAGTGGTTCGGTGTGGCGCCACCCGATCTCACCCTGACGGCGCGCTCCAAGGGTCCGAGCTGGATTTACAGCTACCTGCTGACGTTCTACGTGGATGATTCGCGTCCCATGGGTGTCAACAACCTGGTGCTGCCGGGTGCGTCCATGCCCCATGTGCTGGCGCCTCTGCAGGGCTATCAGGCGCTGGATGAGCACCACGCTGAAGACGACCACGGTGAGTCGGCCGGCGGGCATGGTGCCAGCCATGAACCGGCGTTCATCGAGGTCGAACCGGGTTCGATGAATACGCGTGAGTACCGCGCAGCCGTGGGGGATATCACCAACTTCCTGAGCTATGCGGCGGAGCCTGGCAAGCGCGATCGTCAGGCGCTTGGCTTCAAGGTGATTGGTTATCTCATCGTGTTGTTCATCCTGACCTGGCTGCTCAAGCGTGAATACTGGAAGGATGTCCACTGA
- a CDS encoding FAD-binding oxidoreductase produces the protein MPNDATQAPLSEAFLNTCGAALPADRFLTDPADCLPYGSDNSRRTMLPQAVAIPTSESEVQAIVRACADHQVPLTTRGRATNTVGGTVPVQQGLILSMERMNRLLRMAADDRYAEVEPGMLNADLQKIAGEHGFFWPPDPTSAAYCSIGGNLGCNASGPRAVKYGTCRENTLGITAVDGQGRLLKTGVYTTKGVVGYDLTRLLVGSEGTLGIITSAVLKLTPVPAAKATVRAIYDGIEPAARAIARIMAQPETPCALEFIDRNAIAAIRAGARGTQVDLPDNAGAMLMIEVDGSPHALQAAIDAVSEAASGDGLVELRQATGAEEIAALWATRKALSPALRHIASKKINEDVVVPVSRLPELISGLDELSAQHNVHIVNFGHAGNGNMHTNLLGEPEDMDRMHRCLDDVFDLVLRLDGTLSGEHGVGIEKRPFIEREIPAASLDVMYEMKRVFDPKGILNPGKMLPDRTA, from the coding sequence ATGCCGAATGACGCAACCCAAGCGCCCTTGTCGGAAGCGTTTCTTAACACCTGTGGTGCAGCCTTGCCGGCAGACCGCTTTCTCACGGACCCGGCTGACTGCCTGCCCTATGGGTCGGATAACAGCCGGCGGACCATGCTGCCTCAGGCCGTGGCCATCCCGACGTCGGAATCCGAAGTTCAGGCCATTGTGCGGGCCTGCGCCGATCACCAGGTTCCATTGACGACACGGGGTCGAGCGACCAATACCGTGGGTGGAACCGTGCCGGTGCAACAGGGGCTCATCCTGTCCATGGAACGCATGAACCGGCTGCTGCGCATGGCTGCAGATGACCGGTATGCCGAGGTCGAACCCGGCATGTTGAATGCCGATCTCCAGAAGATTGCCGGTGAACACGGCTTTTTCTGGCCGCCGGATCCAACCAGCGCGGCCTACTGCTCGATCGGGGGCAATCTGGGCTGTAATGCCTCGGGGCCCAGGGCCGTGAAATACGGCACCTGCCGCGAGAACACGCTGGGGATCACCGCCGTGGACGGACAGGGCCGCCTGCTCAAAACCGGTGTCTACACGACCAAGGGCGTGGTGGGATATGACCTGACGCGTCTGCTTGTCGGCTCGGAAGGGACGCTAGGGATCATCACGTCCGCCGTGCTCAAGCTGACGCCGGTGCCTGCAGCCAAGGCGACGGTACGCGCAATCTACGATGGCATCGAACCAGCCGCTCGTGCGATTGCGCGCATCATGGCGCAGCCAGAAACGCCCTGTGCGCTGGAGTTCATCGACAGAAATGCGATCGCCGCGATCCGTGCAGGTGCGCGCGGCACGCAGGTCGATTTGCCCGACAATGCGGGCGCCATGCTGATGATCGAGGTCGATGGCAGCCCCCATGCTCTTCAGGCGGCGATTGACGCCGTGTCTGAAGCGGCCAGCGGTGACGGATTGGTGGAACTGCGCCAGGCCACCGGCGCTGAGGAGATCGCCGCCCTGTGGGCCACACGCAAGGCGCTTTCACCGGCCCTGCGGCACATCGCATCCAAGAAAATTAACGAGGACGTGGTGGTACCGGTCTCTCGCCTGCCCGAGCTCATCTCAGGCCTGGACGAACTGTCTGCACAGCACAACGTCCATATCGTCAACTTTGGACATGCCGGCAACGGCAATATGCACACCAATCTGCTGGGCGAACCGGAAGATATGGATCGTATGCACCGCTGCCTGGACGACGTGTTCGATCTGGTGCTGCGGCTGGACGGCACGCTGTCGGGAGAGCATGGCGTCGGGATTGAGAAGCGCCCCTTCATCGAGCGGGAGATTCCCGCTGCCAGCCTGGATGTCATGTATGAGATGAAGCGGGTATTCGACCCCAAGGGCATTCTGAACCCGGGCAAGATGTTGCCCGATCGAACCGCCTAA
- a CDS encoding ClpXP protease specificity-enhancing factor, protein MTTSRRPYLIRAMYDWLVDNDFSPHLLVDIAVEGVQVPPGYAQDGKIVLNVSPTAVRGLSLENDGISFEARFSGRAMTVWVPVHAVLAIYARENGEGMMLQGLDDGDTPPDPNPPTPPTDGPPEGGDDTPPKGTRRGHLKVVK, encoded by the coding sequence GTGACCACCTCACGGCGCCCGTATCTGATCCGGGCCATGTACGACTGGCTCGTCGACAACGATTTTTCGCCACATTTATTGGTGGATATCGCGGTCGAGGGTGTGCAGGTGCCGCCTGGCTATGCACAGGATGGCAAGATCGTGCTCAATGTCAGCCCGACAGCCGTGCGTGGCCTGAGTCTGGAGAACGACGGCATCTCCTTCGAGGCCCGCTTCAGCGGTCGCGCGATGACCGTCTGGGTGCCCGTGCACGCGGTGCTTGCAATCTACGCACGCGAAAACGGCGAGGGGATGATGTTGCAGGGACTGGATGACGGCGATACGCCGCCCGATCCGAATCCACCCACTCCGCCAACGGATGGACCGCCTGAGGGGGGTGACGACACGCCGCCTAAAGGCACGCGCCGCGGTCACCTCAAGGTCGTCAAGTAG
- a CDS encoding penicillin-binding protein activator — translation MNQRAPYPIVPAALACGLLAACSSMPTPAPAPSAPAPLAVEERSPLEQADALMQQASGAGPADSSRLRLQAAALYVELGETQAAVRALRGVQPEQLPAEQRVLPAILRAELALAQGHPLPALNILPAPSADFSNAQNARIQAAYAEGLFQIGDLPYAVEALVLREAFLPNAEAIQENQQQLWTRLLDAPLAPSMFERAEALDATTRGWLELARLARSVWVDDAARQTAAAGWREQYFGHPGAEGFLADAIGQAAQAVTPPTRVALLLPQTGPYAAPGQAVRDGFMAAWMQAGGVGEIQVYDTGQGELFGTVQAALAQSPDIIVGPLRRELVDELSRMPTDGVPVLALNQASQQAMSGTRMYQFALSPEEEARQIADRAYDMGLHRVIALVPESDWGARSMLAMAERLQARGGRVLASRTYDPTARDFSGPIRDVLQLDASRDRHREVTRALGTRPHFQPRRRNDVDFVFLAAPASTARQIKPQLRFHFASDLPVIATSRVFDGAADARRDADLEDILYPEMPWVLDETGPIAQVREDVSRLWPATHARFPRLYAFGFDAYRLLPVLANDGIASGPLIESATGELYVRPDGTVGHRMRWARFDGGVPTPAEQP, via the coding sequence ATGAATCAGCGCGCACCTTACCCCATTGTTCCGGCCGCTCTGGCCTGTGGCCTGCTGGCCGCCTGTTCGTCCATGCCGACACCGGCGCCCGCACCCAGCGCACCCGCCCCCTTGGCCGTCGAGGAGCGCAGCCCGCTTGAACAGGCGGACGCGCTCATGCAGCAAGCATCCGGCGCCGGCCCTGCCGACAGCAGTCGTCTGCGATTACAGGCGGCAGCACTGTATGTGGAACTCGGCGAAACCCAAGCTGCCGTCCGTGCACTGCGCGGCGTTCAGCCAGAGCAGTTGCCTGCCGAGCAGCGCGTGCTCCCGGCCATCCTGCGTGCGGAGCTCGCATTGGCCCAAGGTCATCCCTTGCCCGCGTTGAATATTCTGCCGGCACCATCGGCAGACTTCTCCAACGCGCAGAATGCGCGTATCCAGGCCGCCTATGCCGAGGGCTTGTTCCAGATTGGCGATCTCCCTTACGCCGTCGAGGCCCTGGTGCTGCGTGAAGCGTTTCTGCCCAATGCCGAAGCGATTCAGGAGAATCAGCAGCAGTTGTGGACACGCCTGCTAGACGCTCCGCTGGCGCCGAGCATGTTTGAACGCGCCGAGGCGCTCGACGCAACAACACGGGGCTGGTTAGAGCTGGCTCGCCTAGCCCGGTCCGTGTGGGTCGATGACGCCGCACGCCAAACGGCGGCAGCAGGCTGGCGGGAGCAGTATTTCGGGCATCCGGGGGCCGAGGGCTTTCTCGCGGATGCCATCGGTCAGGCGGCGCAGGCCGTGACACCACCGACACGGGTCGCGCTGCTGCTGCCACAGACCGGGCCCTACGCTGCCCCTGGGCAGGCGGTTCGGGATGGGTTCATGGCCGCCTGGATGCAAGCGGGCGGTGTGGGTGAGATCCAGGTCTACGACACGGGCCAAGGCGAGCTGTTCGGGACAGTCCAAGCGGCGCTGGCCCAATCACCCGACATCATTGTTGGTCCGCTGCGCCGGGAGCTGGTCGACGAGCTCAGCCGCATGCCCACCGACGGTGTCCCGGTACTCGCGCTGAATCAGGCCAGCCAACAGGCCATGAGCGGTACGCGGATGTACCAGTTCGCGCTCAGCCCCGAGGAAGAAGCCCGCCAAATTGCGGACCGAGCCTACGACATGGGCTTGCATCGCGTGATCGCGCTGGTTCCGGAATCCGACTGGGGTGCGCGATCCATGCTGGCCATGGCGGAACGCCTGCAGGCGCGAGGGGGCCGTGTGCTGGCCTCACGCACCTACGACCCCACGGCACGCGACTTCTCCGGGCCTATCCGGGATGTGCTGCAATTGGATGCAAGCCGGGATCGCCACCGTGAAGTCACCCGCGCCCTCGGCACGCGACCGCATTTCCAACCGCGGCGCCGCAATGACGTGGACTTTGTCTTTCTGGCCGCGCCGGCGTCGACAGCCCGTCAGATCAAGCCTCAGCTCCGGTTCCACTTTGCCAGCGACCTCCCGGTCATCGCGACGTCGCGGGTCTTCGACGGCGCAGCCGATGCCCGACGCGACGCGGATCTGGAAGACATCCTCTATCCAGAGATGCCGTGGGTTCTCGATGAGACAGGCCCGATTGCCCAGGTCCGGGAGGACGTCAGTCGGCTGTGGCCGGCGACGCATGCCCGGTTCCCACGGCTCTACGCATTCGGGTTCGATGCCTATCGCCTGTTGCCCGTGCTCGCCAATGACGGCATTGCCTCCGGCCCGCTCATCGAATCCGCCACCGGCGAACTGTATGTCAGGCCGGATGGCACGGTCGGCCACCGCATGCGCTGGGCCCGGTTTGATGGTGGCGTGCCCACGCCTGCCGAGCAGCCTTGA